A genome region from Musa acuminata AAA Group cultivar baxijiao chromosome BXJ3-5, Cavendish_Baxijiao_AAA, whole genome shotgun sequence includes the following:
- the LOC103986323 gene encoding auxin response factor 6 isoform X1: MRLSSSGPGNQQQEDTEEQVCLNSELWHACAGPLVSLPPVGSRVVYFPQGHSEQVAASTNKEIDSLPSYPSLPPQLVCQLHNVTMHADVETDEVYALMTLQPLSLLEQKDPYLPAELGMPSKQPTNYFCKTLTASDTSTHGGFSVPRRAAEKVFPPLDFSQQPPAQELTAKDLHGNEWKFRHIFRGQPKRHLLTTGWSVFVSAKRLVAGDSVLFIWNDNNQLLLGIRRANRPQTVMPSSVLSSDSMHIGLLAAAAHAAATNSRFTIFYNPRASPSEFVIPLAKYVKAVYHTRVSVGMRFRMLFETEESSVRRYMGTITGISDIDPVHWPNSHWRSVKVGWDESTAGQRQPRVSLWEIEPLTTFPMYPTSFPFRLKRPWPTGLPSLHGGKDDGISLNLPQMLFQNGGNTGFQSLNFQDISVTPWMRPRLDNPVLSLQPDMYQTMAVAGQKMRIVDTTKNVSPGMLQFQQTQNITSRTSPIVPGQVLQHGHSQTPQTFLQNLQVNQVQDQSRSEFLQHQLQHGCSFGEQQQVPRQHQTQIQQQKILSNHQKVPDGVSALSQLLSVSQSSSTTLQNISSFSQPQNFPDSNGNSVSTASASPLHNILHQLSPEEASNLLSWPRGNQIVTSSSTSSKRMAIASMIPSEVKCMMPQVEQLGASQPAISQHSVILPPFPGRQYVVDQDGNMDGQNHLLFGVNIDSSSLLVQNGMSNLGHLSNETDSMNMHYAASNLVGSSGNDFGLNQAFTVSNGLEQPGLLQAPGNMDSLNQSSGTFVKVYKSGSCGRSLDITKFSSYHELRSELGRLFGLEGQLEDPLRSGWQLVFVDRENDILLVGDDPWQEFVNNVWCIKILMRQEVQQMGKPSADFLNTAHSKRLPSNSCDEYITRQDSRSLSTVTASVGTLEY; encoded by the exons ATACAGAAGAACAAGTTTGTCTAAATTCAGAGTTATGGCATGCTTGTGCTGGACCACTAGTTTCATTGCCTCCTGTTGGAAGCCGGGTGGTATATTTCCCACAGGGCCATAGTGAGCAG GTGGCtgcatcaacaaacaaggaaattGATTCCCTCCCCAGCTACCCAAGCTTACCTCCTCAGCTGGTTTGTCAGCTGCATAATGTTACTATGCAT GCAGATGTAGAGACGGATGAAGTTTATGCCCTGATGACGTTGCAGCCATTAAGCCTA ctagagcagaaggaTCCTTATCTACCTGCTGAATTGGGTATGCCAAGCAAACAACCAACAAATTATTTCTGTAAGACATTAACCGCAAGTGACACCAGTACGCATGGTGGATTCTCTGTTCCTCGTCGAGCAGCAGAAAAAGTGTTCCCTCCGCTG GACTTTTCACAGCAGCCTCCTGCACAAGAGTTGACTGCAAAGGACCTCCATGGTAATGAGTGGAAGTTTCGCCACATCTTCCGAG GTCAGCCAAAGAGGCATCTCCTTACAACAGGCTGGAGTGTTTTTGTGAGTGCAAAGAGACTTGTTGCAGGGGATTCTGTACTTTTTATATG GAATGATAACAATCAGTTACTTCTGGGAATTCGGCGTGCTAACAGACCGCAAACAGTTATGCCTTCATCTGTTCTGTCTAGTGACAGCATGCACATAGGGCTTCTCGCTGCAGCTGCTCATGCTGCTGCTACAAACAGCCGATTTACTATATTTTATAACCCAAG GGCAAGCCCTTCTGAATTTGTTATCCCACTAGCTAAGTATGTTAAGGCAGTTTATCACACCCGTGTTTCTGTGGGTATGCGTTTCCGGATGCTTTTTGAGACAGAAGAGTCAAGTGTTCGACG ATATATGGGCACAATTACTGGGATCAGTGATATTGACCCTGTCCATTGGCCAAATTCACATTGGCGTTCCGTGAAA gttgGCTGGGATGAGTCAACAGCCGGACAGAGGCAGCCCAGGGTGTCACTTTGGGAAATTGAGCCTCTAACAACCTTTCCAATGTATCCGACATCTTTTCCTTTCAGGCTCAAGCGCCCATGGCCTACTGGATTGCCTTCCCTCCATG GTGGAAAGGATGATGGTATCTCTCTCAATTTACCTCAGATGTTGTTCCAAAATGGTGGAAATACAGGATTTCAGTCGCTGAATTTTCAGGACATCAGTGTCACGCCTTGGATGCGGCCAAGGTTGGATAATCCGGTACTTTCTCTGCAGCCTGACATGTACCAGACAATGGCTGTAGCAGGACAGAAAATGAGGATTGTGGACACTACAAAAAATGTATCACCTGGAATGCTGCAATTCCAGCAAACTCAGAACATAACTAGCAGAACTTCTCCTATAGTACCAGGTCAGGTTCTACAGCATGGCCATTCTCAAACTCCACAAACCTTTCTTCAGAATCTTCAAGTAAACCAGGTGCAAGACCAGTCTCGATCTGAATTTCTTCAGCATCAGTTGCAGCACGGATGCTCATTTGGTGAGCAGCAGCAGGTACCACGACAGCATCAAACACAAATTCAACAGCAGAAAATTTTATCTAATCATCAGAAAGTTCCTGATGGAGTATCAGCCTTGTCTCAACTTCTTTCTGTGTCACAATCTTCATCAACCACATTGCAGAATATTTCCTCATTTTCCCAGCCACAGAACTTTCCTGACTCCAATGGTAACTCTGTCTCAACAGCTAGTGCCTCCCCCCTGCATAATATTTTGCATCAGTTGTCTCCAGAGGAAGCATCAAATCTACTTAGTTGGCCAAGAGGCAACCAAATTGTGACTTCTAGTTCCACATCCTCAAAGCGAATGGCAATTGCATCAATGATTCCATCTGAAGTTAAGTGCATGATGCCTCAGGTGGAACAACTAGGTGCATCACAACCTGCCATTTCTCAGCATTCTGTGATATTACCACCATTTCCCGGAAGACAGTATGTGGTGGATCAAGATGGCAATATGGATGGTCAGAACCATCTGTTGTTTGGTGTTAACATAGACTCATCATCACTTCTAGTGCAGAATGGCATGTCAAACCTAGGCCATCTTAGCAATGAGACTGATTCAATGAACATGCACTATGCTGCTAGCAATCTTGTGGGTTCCTCGGGAAATGATTTTGGACTGAACCAAGCATTTACTGTTTCTAATGGTTTAGAGCAACCAGGACTTTTGCAGGCTCCTGGGAACATGGATTCGTTGAACCAATCCAGTGGAACCTTTGTCAAG GTTTATAAATCAGGGTCTTGTGGAAGGTCACTGGACATCACCAAGTTTAGCAGTTACCATGAGCTGCGTAGTGAGCTTGGGCGTTTATTTGGCCTAGAAGGCCAGTTGGAAGACCCTTTGAGATCAGGCTGGCAGCTTGTATTTGTTGACAGGGAGAATGATATTCTTCTTGTTGGCGACGATCCCTGGCA GGAGTTTGTGAATAACGTATGGTGCATAAAGATACTTATGCGGCAGGAAGTGCAGCAGATGGGCAAGCCAAGTGCAGATTTCCTCAACACAGCTCACAGTAAAAGGCTTCCGAGCAATAGCTGTGATGAGTACATCACCCGGCAGGATTCAAGAAGCCTAAGCACCGTGACTGCATCTGTGGGGACATTGGAATACTGA
- the LOC103986323 gene encoding auxin response factor 6 isoform X2, with protein MRLSSSGPGNQQQEEEQVCLNSELWHACAGPLVSLPPVGSRVVYFPQGHSEQVAASTNKEIDSLPSYPSLPPQLVCQLHNVTMHADVETDEVYALMTLQPLSLLEQKDPYLPAELGMPSKQPTNYFCKTLTASDTSTHGGFSVPRRAAEKVFPPLDFSQQPPAQELTAKDLHGNEWKFRHIFRGQPKRHLLTTGWSVFVSAKRLVAGDSVLFIWNDNNQLLLGIRRANRPQTVMPSSVLSSDSMHIGLLAAAAHAAATNSRFTIFYNPRASPSEFVIPLAKYVKAVYHTRVSVGMRFRMLFETEESSVRRYMGTITGISDIDPVHWPNSHWRSVKVGWDESTAGQRQPRVSLWEIEPLTTFPMYPTSFPFRLKRPWPTGLPSLHGGKDDGISLNLPQMLFQNGGNTGFQSLNFQDISVTPWMRPRLDNPVLSLQPDMYQTMAVAGQKMRIVDTTKNVSPGMLQFQQTQNITSRTSPIVPGQVLQHGHSQTPQTFLQNLQVNQVQDQSRSEFLQHQLQHGCSFGEQQQVPRQHQTQIQQQKILSNHQKVPDGVSALSQLLSVSQSSSTTLQNISSFSQPQNFPDSNGNSVSTASASPLHNILHQLSPEEASNLLSWPRGNQIVTSSSTSSKRMAIASMIPSEVKCMMPQVEQLGASQPAISQHSVILPPFPGRQYVVDQDGNMDGQNHLLFGVNIDSSSLLVQNGMSNLGHLSNETDSMNMHYAASNLVGSSGNDFGLNQAFTVSNGLEQPGLLQAPGNMDSLNQSSGTFVKVYKSGSCGRSLDITKFSSYHELRSELGRLFGLEGQLEDPLRSGWQLVFVDRENDILLVGDDPWQEFVNNVWCIKILMRQEVQQMGKPSADFLNTAHSKRLPSNSCDEYITRQDSRSLSTVTASVGTLEY; from the exons AAGAACAAGTTTGTCTAAATTCAGAGTTATGGCATGCTTGTGCTGGACCACTAGTTTCATTGCCTCCTGTTGGAAGCCGGGTGGTATATTTCCCACAGGGCCATAGTGAGCAG GTGGCtgcatcaacaaacaaggaaattGATTCCCTCCCCAGCTACCCAAGCTTACCTCCTCAGCTGGTTTGTCAGCTGCATAATGTTACTATGCAT GCAGATGTAGAGACGGATGAAGTTTATGCCCTGATGACGTTGCAGCCATTAAGCCTA ctagagcagaaggaTCCTTATCTACCTGCTGAATTGGGTATGCCAAGCAAACAACCAACAAATTATTTCTGTAAGACATTAACCGCAAGTGACACCAGTACGCATGGTGGATTCTCTGTTCCTCGTCGAGCAGCAGAAAAAGTGTTCCCTCCGCTG GACTTTTCACAGCAGCCTCCTGCACAAGAGTTGACTGCAAAGGACCTCCATGGTAATGAGTGGAAGTTTCGCCACATCTTCCGAG GTCAGCCAAAGAGGCATCTCCTTACAACAGGCTGGAGTGTTTTTGTGAGTGCAAAGAGACTTGTTGCAGGGGATTCTGTACTTTTTATATG GAATGATAACAATCAGTTACTTCTGGGAATTCGGCGTGCTAACAGACCGCAAACAGTTATGCCTTCATCTGTTCTGTCTAGTGACAGCATGCACATAGGGCTTCTCGCTGCAGCTGCTCATGCTGCTGCTACAAACAGCCGATTTACTATATTTTATAACCCAAG GGCAAGCCCTTCTGAATTTGTTATCCCACTAGCTAAGTATGTTAAGGCAGTTTATCACACCCGTGTTTCTGTGGGTATGCGTTTCCGGATGCTTTTTGAGACAGAAGAGTCAAGTGTTCGACG ATATATGGGCACAATTACTGGGATCAGTGATATTGACCCTGTCCATTGGCCAAATTCACATTGGCGTTCCGTGAAA gttgGCTGGGATGAGTCAACAGCCGGACAGAGGCAGCCCAGGGTGTCACTTTGGGAAATTGAGCCTCTAACAACCTTTCCAATGTATCCGACATCTTTTCCTTTCAGGCTCAAGCGCCCATGGCCTACTGGATTGCCTTCCCTCCATG GTGGAAAGGATGATGGTATCTCTCTCAATTTACCTCAGATGTTGTTCCAAAATGGTGGAAATACAGGATTTCAGTCGCTGAATTTTCAGGACATCAGTGTCACGCCTTGGATGCGGCCAAGGTTGGATAATCCGGTACTTTCTCTGCAGCCTGACATGTACCAGACAATGGCTGTAGCAGGACAGAAAATGAGGATTGTGGACACTACAAAAAATGTATCACCTGGAATGCTGCAATTCCAGCAAACTCAGAACATAACTAGCAGAACTTCTCCTATAGTACCAGGTCAGGTTCTACAGCATGGCCATTCTCAAACTCCACAAACCTTTCTTCAGAATCTTCAAGTAAACCAGGTGCAAGACCAGTCTCGATCTGAATTTCTTCAGCATCAGTTGCAGCACGGATGCTCATTTGGTGAGCAGCAGCAGGTACCACGACAGCATCAAACACAAATTCAACAGCAGAAAATTTTATCTAATCATCAGAAAGTTCCTGATGGAGTATCAGCCTTGTCTCAACTTCTTTCTGTGTCACAATCTTCATCAACCACATTGCAGAATATTTCCTCATTTTCCCAGCCACAGAACTTTCCTGACTCCAATGGTAACTCTGTCTCAACAGCTAGTGCCTCCCCCCTGCATAATATTTTGCATCAGTTGTCTCCAGAGGAAGCATCAAATCTACTTAGTTGGCCAAGAGGCAACCAAATTGTGACTTCTAGTTCCACATCCTCAAAGCGAATGGCAATTGCATCAATGATTCCATCTGAAGTTAAGTGCATGATGCCTCAGGTGGAACAACTAGGTGCATCACAACCTGCCATTTCTCAGCATTCTGTGATATTACCACCATTTCCCGGAAGACAGTATGTGGTGGATCAAGATGGCAATATGGATGGTCAGAACCATCTGTTGTTTGGTGTTAACATAGACTCATCATCACTTCTAGTGCAGAATGGCATGTCAAACCTAGGCCATCTTAGCAATGAGACTGATTCAATGAACATGCACTATGCTGCTAGCAATCTTGTGGGTTCCTCGGGAAATGATTTTGGACTGAACCAAGCATTTACTGTTTCTAATGGTTTAGAGCAACCAGGACTTTTGCAGGCTCCTGGGAACATGGATTCGTTGAACCAATCCAGTGGAACCTTTGTCAAG GTTTATAAATCAGGGTCTTGTGGAAGGTCACTGGACATCACCAAGTTTAGCAGTTACCATGAGCTGCGTAGTGAGCTTGGGCGTTTATTTGGCCTAGAAGGCCAGTTGGAAGACCCTTTGAGATCAGGCTGGCAGCTTGTATTTGTTGACAGGGAGAATGATATTCTTCTTGTTGGCGACGATCCCTGGCA GGAGTTTGTGAATAACGTATGGTGCATAAAGATACTTATGCGGCAGGAAGTGCAGCAGATGGGCAAGCCAAGTGCAGATTTCCTCAACACAGCTCACAGTAAAAGGCTTCCGAGCAATAGCTGTGATGAGTACATCACCCGGCAGGATTCAAGAAGCCTAAGCACCGTGACTGCATCTGTGGGGACATTGGAATACTGA
- the LOC103986323 gene encoding auxin response factor 6 isoform X3, translating into MHADVETDEVYALMTLQPLSLLEQKDPYLPAELGMPSKQPTNYFCKTLTASDTSTHGGFSVPRRAAEKVFPPLDFSQQPPAQELTAKDLHGNEWKFRHIFRGQPKRHLLTTGWSVFVSAKRLVAGDSVLFIWNDNNQLLLGIRRANRPQTVMPSSVLSSDSMHIGLLAAAAHAAATNSRFTIFYNPRASPSEFVIPLAKYVKAVYHTRVSVGMRFRMLFETEESSVRRYMGTITGISDIDPVHWPNSHWRSVKVGWDESTAGQRQPRVSLWEIEPLTTFPMYPTSFPFRLKRPWPTGLPSLHGGKDDGISLNLPQMLFQNGGNTGFQSLNFQDISVTPWMRPRLDNPVLSLQPDMYQTMAVAGQKMRIVDTTKNVSPGMLQFQQTQNITSRTSPIVPGQVLQHGHSQTPQTFLQNLQVNQVQDQSRSEFLQHQLQHGCSFGEQQQVPRQHQTQIQQQKILSNHQKVPDGVSALSQLLSVSQSSSTTLQNISSFSQPQNFPDSNGNSVSTASASPLHNILHQLSPEEASNLLSWPRGNQIVTSSSTSSKRMAIASMIPSEVKCMMPQVEQLGASQPAISQHSVILPPFPGRQYVVDQDGNMDGQNHLLFGVNIDSSSLLVQNGMSNLGHLSNETDSMNMHYAASNLVGSSGNDFGLNQAFTVSNGLEQPGLLQAPGNMDSLNQSSGTFVKVYKSGSCGRSLDITKFSSYHELRSELGRLFGLEGQLEDPLRSGWQLVFVDRENDILLVGDDPWQEFVNNVWCIKILMRQEVQQMGKPSADFLNTAHSKRLPSNSCDEYITRQDSRSLSTVTASVGTLEY; encoded by the exons ATGCAT GCAGATGTAGAGACGGATGAAGTTTATGCCCTGATGACGTTGCAGCCATTAAGCCTA ctagagcagaaggaTCCTTATCTACCTGCTGAATTGGGTATGCCAAGCAAACAACCAACAAATTATTTCTGTAAGACATTAACCGCAAGTGACACCAGTACGCATGGTGGATTCTCTGTTCCTCGTCGAGCAGCAGAAAAAGTGTTCCCTCCGCTG GACTTTTCACAGCAGCCTCCTGCACAAGAGTTGACTGCAAAGGACCTCCATGGTAATGAGTGGAAGTTTCGCCACATCTTCCGAG GTCAGCCAAAGAGGCATCTCCTTACAACAGGCTGGAGTGTTTTTGTGAGTGCAAAGAGACTTGTTGCAGGGGATTCTGTACTTTTTATATG GAATGATAACAATCAGTTACTTCTGGGAATTCGGCGTGCTAACAGACCGCAAACAGTTATGCCTTCATCTGTTCTGTCTAGTGACAGCATGCACATAGGGCTTCTCGCTGCAGCTGCTCATGCTGCTGCTACAAACAGCCGATTTACTATATTTTATAACCCAAG GGCAAGCCCTTCTGAATTTGTTATCCCACTAGCTAAGTATGTTAAGGCAGTTTATCACACCCGTGTTTCTGTGGGTATGCGTTTCCGGATGCTTTTTGAGACAGAAGAGTCAAGTGTTCGACG ATATATGGGCACAATTACTGGGATCAGTGATATTGACCCTGTCCATTGGCCAAATTCACATTGGCGTTCCGTGAAA gttgGCTGGGATGAGTCAACAGCCGGACAGAGGCAGCCCAGGGTGTCACTTTGGGAAATTGAGCCTCTAACAACCTTTCCAATGTATCCGACATCTTTTCCTTTCAGGCTCAAGCGCCCATGGCCTACTGGATTGCCTTCCCTCCATG GTGGAAAGGATGATGGTATCTCTCTCAATTTACCTCAGATGTTGTTCCAAAATGGTGGAAATACAGGATTTCAGTCGCTGAATTTTCAGGACATCAGTGTCACGCCTTGGATGCGGCCAAGGTTGGATAATCCGGTACTTTCTCTGCAGCCTGACATGTACCAGACAATGGCTGTAGCAGGACAGAAAATGAGGATTGTGGACACTACAAAAAATGTATCACCTGGAATGCTGCAATTCCAGCAAACTCAGAACATAACTAGCAGAACTTCTCCTATAGTACCAGGTCAGGTTCTACAGCATGGCCATTCTCAAACTCCACAAACCTTTCTTCAGAATCTTCAAGTAAACCAGGTGCAAGACCAGTCTCGATCTGAATTTCTTCAGCATCAGTTGCAGCACGGATGCTCATTTGGTGAGCAGCAGCAGGTACCACGACAGCATCAAACACAAATTCAACAGCAGAAAATTTTATCTAATCATCAGAAAGTTCCTGATGGAGTATCAGCCTTGTCTCAACTTCTTTCTGTGTCACAATCTTCATCAACCACATTGCAGAATATTTCCTCATTTTCCCAGCCACAGAACTTTCCTGACTCCAATGGTAACTCTGTCTCAACAGCTAGTGCCTCCCCCCTGCATAATATTTTGCATCAGTTGTCTCCAGAGGAAGCATCAAATCTACTTAGTTGGCCAAGAGGCAACCAAATTGTGACTTCTAGTTCCACATCCTCAAAGCGAATGGCAATTGCATCAATGATTCCATCTGAAGTTAAGTGCATGATGCCTCAGGTGGAACAACTAGGTGCATCACAACCTGCCATTTCTCAGCATTCTGTGATATTACCACCATTTCCCGGAAGACAGTATGTGGTGGATCAAGATGGCAATATGGATGGTCAGAACCATCTGTTGTTTGGTGTTAACATAGACTCATCATCACTTCTAGTGCAGAATGGCATGTCAAACCTAGGCCATCTTAGCAATGAGACTGATTCAATGAACATGCACTATGCTGCTAGCAATCTTGTGGGTTCCTCGGGAAATGATTTTGGACTGAACCAAGCATTTACTGTTTCTAATGGTTTAGAGCAACCAGGACTTTTGCAGGCTCCTGGGAACATGGATTCGTTGAACCAATCCAGTGGAACCTTTGTCAAG GTTTATAAATCAGGGTCTTGTGGAAGGTCACTGGACATCACCAAGTTTAGCAGTTACCATGAGCTGCGTAGTGAGCTTGGGCGTTTATTTGGCCTAGAAGGCCAGTTGGAAGACCCTTTGAGATCAGGCTGGCAGCTTGTATTTGTTGACAGGGAGAATGATATTCTTCTTGTTGGCGACGATCCCTGGCA GGAGTTTGTGAATAACGTATGGTGCATAAAGATACTTATGCGGCAGGAAGTGCAGCAGATGGGCAAGCCAAGTGCAGATTTCCTCAACACAGCTCACAGTAAAAGGCTTCCGAGCAATAGCTGTGATGAGTACATCACCCGGCAGGATTCAAGAAGCCTAAGCACCGTGACTGCATCTGTGGGGACATTGGAATACTGA
- the LOC135586776 gene encoding uncharacterized protein LOC135586776, whose amino-acid sequence MEYERIRKVQIGLLSPTKLRMKLLGHRNSARKGGSNSAKMSPSKNEDMKSARNNLLVGDIDNEESSKDFKGDLRPENIANSDASATGLHDKESSSFDSVNRSLSNEKINTSCIKQDYCRSAPHQAYLNSNLSIIHPVRTLDEGGGNCLHSRNDTVSSFEFHRVERIIQQPSLGLFSGHVPSKWNDAEKWIINRQIASPSVKKKTPAQKQGSHQTSSLCRLETDSTIAEHKASVVQALDSMRNEFNQTASQDVVEKFSFVPHASNNKAVESVDSSPYSGTSGSCSRSGEDVNHQEFSIMKRHASEPTVVPPMQSVSMRDIGTEMTPVPTPLGSITPTRSSISSLPSTPRQGVASQLSTEEMKDTEQDSETKGGKDKLTEREMRLKIRREIAALGIQLGKMNIASWASKEEVEQCSPSPKALVADPTEKEYKACAAAWEEAENTKHMARYKREEVKIQAWECRWKAKIEAKTKSIEAKAERVRARALEKMAEKLAMTRRQVDEKQAAAQARMNKQASRTAHKAEHIRRTGQIPSPNYLCCGGFS is encoded by the exons ATGGAGTATGAGAGGATTCGCAAAGTGCAG ATTGGATTGCTTTCTCCAACTAAATTGAGGATGAAACTACTTGGGCATCGTAACAGCGCAAGAAAGGGAGGGAGCAATTCGGCAAAGATGTCTCCATCCAAGAATGAGGACATGAAGTCTGCAAGGAACAACTTACTAGTAGGCGATATCGACAACGAAG AAAGCTCTAAGGACTTTAAAGGGGATTTAAGACCTGAGAATATTGCAAATTCAGATGCTTCTGCCACAGGGTTACATGATAAAGAGTCTTCAAGTTTCGATAGCGTTAATCGATCGCTGTCAAACGAAAAGATTAACACCAGTTGTATCAAGCAGGATTACTGCAGAAGTGCTCCCCATCAAGCTTATTTAAACAGCAACTTGAGCATCATACACCCAGTAAGGACTCTTGATGAAGGGGGTGGCAACTGTCTCCACAGCAGGAATGACACTGTCTCTAGCTTTGAATTTCATCGCGTCGAGAGAATAATTCAACAGCCATCTCTAGGCCTCTTTTCTGGGCATGTTCCATCAAAGTGGAATGATGCGGAAAAATGGATAATAAATCGACAAATAGCAAGCCCAAGTGTCAAGAAGAAGACTCCTGCACAGAAACAGGGGAGCCATCAAACAAGTTCTTTGTGCAGGCTTGAGACGGATTCCACAATTGCAGAACATAAGGCGTCAGTTGTCCAGGCTCTGGATAGCATGAGGAATGAATTCAACCAAACTGCTTCACAGGATGTGGTAGAGAAGTTCTCTTTTGTTCCTCATGCGTCGAACAACAAAGCTGTTGAATCTGTCGATTCTTCACCTTATAGTGGTACTTCTGGGAGCTGTTCCAGATCCGGAGAAGACGTAAATCATCAAGAGTTTTCAATAATGAAAAGGCATGCCAGCGAACCGACAG TTGTTCCACCTATGCAGTCTGTGTCAATGAGAGACATAGGTACGGAAATGACTCCGGTACCTACTCCACTTGGATCAATAACACCCACTCGAAGCTCCATTTCTTCTTTGCCATCAACTCCGAGACAAGGAGTAGCTTCACAGTTGTCTACCGAGGAGATGAAggacacagaacaagattccgaaACTAAAGGTGGCAAAGATAAATTGACTGAGAGAGAAATGCGGCTGAAAATAAGAAGAGAAATAGCGGCCCTTGGCATACAACTAGGAAAGATGAACATCGCTTCCTGGGCTAGTAAAGAAGAGGTAGAACAATGTTCTCCCTCACCGAAAGCTCTTGTTGCTGATCCAACAGAGAAGGAATACAAAGCCTGTGCTGCAGCATGGGAGGAAGCTGAGAACACTAAGCATATGGCCAG ATACAAACGTGAAGAAGTCAAGATCCAAGCATGGGAGTGTCGTTGGAAAGCGAAAATTGAAGCTAAAACGAAGAGTATTGAG GCCAAAGCAGAACGAGTTAGAGCTCGCGCCCTCGAGAAGATGGCGGAAAAGCTAGCTATGACACGGCGGCAGGTGGACGAGAAACAAGCAGCTGCTCAAGCCCGGATGAATAAGCAAGCATCCAGAACAGCTCACAAGGCTGAGCACATACGCCGAACTGGACAAATTCCTTCGCCAAATTACTTATGCTGTGGTGGGTTCTCTTAG